The following is a genomic window from Bosea sp. RAC05.
CAGGGCCCGGCGCTGGCCGAATACAAGCGCCAGCGCGACGAGATTCAGGTCCTGATCGAACGCGCCGGCGGGGCGGTCGCGCAACTGCGTTGAACGCATGACAGGCGTCTTCGCCTCGTCTCGACCCGCTCACGACGCTTGACTTGCGCCGGCCGAGCGGACACGCGCAGGGACGGTCCTCCTCCTGCGCCGGTGCCGCACCATGCTCGCCGCCCTGCTCGTCGTCCTGCCCGTCTTCGGCCTGATCGCGCTCGGCTATCTGGCGCGCTGGACGAAGCTCCTGCGCGAGACCACCGGCGAAGGCCTCTCCGATTTCGTCTTCGTTCTGGCCGTGCCCTGCCTGCTCTTCCGCACCCTGGCCACAGCCGACGTTCCGCAGACCCAGCCCTGGGGCTACTGGATCGCCTATTTCACCGGCCTCGCCATCGTCTGGGCACTGGCCATGCTGATCGCGAGCCGCGTCTTCGCCCGCAAGGGGCCGGAGCTCGTCGTCTCCGGCTTCGCCGCCGCCCAGTCCAACACGGTCTTCGTCGGCGTCCCGATGATCCTGAAGGCCTATGGCGACGCCGGCGCCGTGCCGCTCGGCCTGCTGCTGGCGATCCACCTGCCCGTCACGATGACGGTCGCGACGCTGCTGGCGGAAGGTCGCTCGGCCTCGCCCGCGATGATGATCCGGCGGCTCTTCACCCACCCGATCATCATCGGCATCATCCTGGGCATGCTGGCGCGCCCCGTCGTCGGGCAGCTGCCCGCCCCGTTCTGGACGCTGATCGATCTGATCGCGGCGGCAGCCGTCCCCTGCGCGCTGATCAGCCTCGGCATCAGCATGCGCCGCTACGGGCTGGAGTCCGGGCTCGGGCTGCCGGTGGCGCTGAGCGCGCTCAAGCTCGGCCTGCATCCGCTGATCGTCTATGTGCTGGCGACGAAGGTCTTCGACATGCCGCCGCACTGGTCGGGCGTGGCGGTGCTGTTCGCCGCCTGCCCCTGTGGCATCAACGCCTATCTCTTCGCGGAGCGCTATCGCCAGGGCGTCGCCGACGCCTCCAGCGCGATCACGCTCTCGACGCTGATCTCGCTGTTCACCACCGCCGCCTGGCTGACCTGGCTGGGTGTCGGCTGACGCCGCTCAACCGAAGCCGAGATCGTGCCGGATCTGCGCCGCGGTGACACCCTCGGCCCTGAGATCGGCCAGGCTCCGCGATCCCCGGCTCTTGGCGAGCTTGCGCCCCTCCGCATCCGCCAGCAGGTCATGGAAATGATAGAGCGGAGTCGGCAGGCCGAGCAGCCGCTGCAGCAGGACATGGATGTCGGTGGCGGCCTCGAGATCGCGCCCGCGCACCACATGCGTCACGCCCTGCAGCGCATCGTCGACGACGACGGACAGGTGATAGCTCGTCGGGACGTCCTTGCGCGCCAGCACGACGTCGCCCCAGCGCCGCGGCTGCACGACGACGCGCGTGACGCCGCCCGAAGCGTCGAAGACGCCATAGTCGAGGTCCTCCCCGACGGCCGCCAGCGCGCGTTCGAGGTCGAGCCGCAGCAGATGCGGCGCGCCCGAGGCGATCCGGCCCTCCGCCTGCCCCGAATCGAGGCCGCGGCAGCATCCCGGATAGAGCGGCGCGCCGTCCGGATCGACCGGCCAGGCTTCGCCCGTCTCCTGGGCCCGGGCGGATGCGGCGGCGCGCACCTCCTGCCGCGAGCAGAAGCAGGGATAGACCAGGCCGTGCCGGCGCAGCCCCTCGAGCGCGACGCGATAATCGCCGAAATGCTCGGACTGCCGCCGGACCTCGCCTGCGAAGGGGACGCCCAGCCAATCCAGATCGTCGCGCAGCCCCTGCTCGAAGGTGGGCGTGCAGCGCGCGCGGTCGATGTCCTCGATGCGCAGCAGCAGGCGCCCGCCCATCGCCCGGGCCAGGCGCTCATTCGTCAGCGCCGACAGCGCGTGCCCGAGATGCAGCCGCCCGTTCGGGCTCGGCGCGAAGCGCAGGACCGGCGGTTCAGAGGTGGGAGGCGACGGCGGCATGCGTCCTGTCTAGAATCACCGGGAGGGGCCGCCAAGCGGGGGCAGGCTCGAGGGTGGGAAAGGCCAGGTGGCGATGCTGCTGACGCCTGCGGGTGGCGGCATCTGGCAGATCGGGACGCCATGACAAACCTCATCACCACGACAGCCGATCTCGAAGAGGGCATGGCGGCGCTCTGCGCGCTCGACCCCCGCTGGTATCCCATCGTCGCGCGCACAGGCATCCCGCCGCTGCGACGGCGGGAGGGCGGCTTTCCGGGGCTGGCGGCGATCATCGTCTCGCAGCAGCTCTCCGTCGCCAGCGCGCGGGCCGTCTGGGCGCGCGTCGAGTCGGTGCTGTCACCCCTGACCCCTGACCGCATCCTCGCAGCCGACGACGAGGCGATGCGGTTGTCGGGCCTGACGCGCCCGAAGCAGCGCGCGATGCGCGCCGTCGCCGCGGCCATCGCCGAGGGCCGACTGCGCTTCGACCGGCTGGAGGACGCGACGGCCGAGGAGGTCCACCGTCATCTCACGGCCGTCCCGGGGATAGGCCCCTGGACGGCCGACATCTATCTCTTGTTCTGCCTCGGTCATCGCGACGGCTTCGCGCCGGGCGATCTGGCGATCCAGGAGGCGGCCCGGGTCGCCTTCGGCCTGCCGGCGCGGCCGGTTGCGGCTGCGCTCGAGGCGCTGGCTGAACCCTGGCGCCCCTGGCGGGGCGTCGCCGCCCGGCTGCTCTGGGCCGAATACGCCGTGCTCAAATCCCGCGAGGGCGTGAACGCCTGACGGACGGCCTTCAGCGCCCGAGCTGGGTCAGCGCGGTCTGGGCCGCGCCGCGCAGGAAGGCGGTGTCGCTCATCACCGTCACCAGCTTCGCACCCATCGCCAGGAAGGCCTTCGCCCGCTCGGCCGACTGCGCGTAGATCGCAACCGGCTTCCCGACCGACGATGCCCGCGCCACGATGTGGCGGATCGCCTCGTCGACCTCGGCCGAGAGCGGATTGACCTCCTTGCCGCCGGAGAGCGCGATCGAGAGGTCGGAGGGACCGACGAAGACGGCATCGATCCCGTCCAGCGCCAGGATGTCGTCGAGGATCGCCATGGCCTCGCGCGTCTCGATCATCGCGAAGGTCAGCGAGAAGCGGTTGGCCTCGCGCAGATAGCCGTTCTGGTCGAGCCCCGAGGCCCCCAGCCCGCCATAGCTGCCCCAGCTCCGCTCGCCCATCGGCGGATACTTGGCATAGGCGGCAAACGCGCGGGCATCCGCCATGGTGTTGATCATCGGCGCGATGACGCCCGACGCGCCGGCATCGAACAGCCGCGACACGTTCTGGAACTCGCCGACGGGAATGCGCGCCAGCGCCGGCTTGCCGGCGGCGTTGATCAGCGGCACGGCCCGGATGACCTCGCCCAGCGTGATCGGCCCGTGCTGCATGTCGAGGGTGACGGCGTCGAAGCCTTCCTTGGCGAGCACGCCCGCGATCGCGGGGTCCTGAAGCCCGCACCAGGCGGAAACGAGGCTGTCCCCCCGGGCGAGGCGATCGGCGAGGGAGGACAGGACAGTCTGTGTGGCCATGGCGCGTTTCATCCGTTGCGGGCCCCGCTCTTGGCTCGGCCGGCGGGTGCGCCACGTTGGACCGGCCCGCGCCCCAAATGCAAACGGGCGCCCATGCGCCCGCTTCAATCACGCCCTGCGTTTGCGCGGGCTCGACGCTCTCGGGGCGCCTCGGACCGGACGGACCGCTCAGCGGCCCGCCTGGATCTCCTCGGCCGCCCGGATCAAGAGCTCGCCCATCACGCGGCGGATCTCGTCGTCGCCGACCGACACGCCGCCCGCCGCGAAATCGCCGCGGACCTTGCGCAGCACGTCGTCGTCGCCGGCTTCCTCGAAATCGGCCACGACCACGGCCTTCGCATAGGCGTCGGCATCGGCGCCGGCCTTGCCAAGCTTCTCGGCCGCCCACAGCCCGAGCAGCTTGTTGCGCCGCGCGGTGGCCTTGAAGCGCAGCTCCTCGTCATGGGCGAACTTGTTCTCGAAGGCATCCTTGCGCTGATCGAAGGTCGTCATGCGGTAAAGTCCTTTGCGGGCAGGGCTGGAACGGCTCTGGGAGACACGCCGCCGCCATATAGGATGTCGCGCGGGAACAGACCAGTCCGAATGCGGATGCTCCGCTGCGAGCGCCGGCCGGTGGCGCGGAAAACCGGCGGCGCGGAGCGGTTTGTTGCGTTTGCGGTGCAGAAGCGCCATATAGCGGGCGCACGGGCGGCCCTGCTGGGCGGCCCGCACATTGAGCCGGCCGGCAGCGCGGTCTACGCTGATTCCAACCTGGTCGGAATCAGCCCGGATTCGAGCTGGACCGGCTGACCAGGGGCCCAGATCCCGCCGCGGGGCGACCCGCGTCCAGAGAAAGGCCGACCTTTGGATTTCCTCAAGCCACGGTATATCCCAATGAATCGCCGCCGTCGCATCTACGAAGGCAAGGCGAAGGTCCTCTATGAGGGACCCGAGCCCGGAACGCTGATCCAGCACTTCAAGGATGACGCCACCGCCTTCAACGCCAAGAAGCACGAAGTCATCGACGGCAAGGGCGTGCTCAACAACCGCATCTGCGAGCACATCTTCTCCAACCTGAACGACATCGGCGTTCCCACGCATTTCATCCGCCGGCTGAACATGCGCGAGCAGCTGATCCGCGAGGTCGAGATCATTCCGCTCGAGGTCGTCGTGCGCAATGTCGCCGCCGGCTCGCTCTCGACCCGGCTGGGGCTCGAGGAGGGCACGCAGCTGCCGCGCTCGATCATCGAGTTCTATTACAAGAACGATGCGCTGGGCGATCCGATGGTCTCGGAAGAGCACATCACCGCCTTCGGCTGGGCGACGCCCCAGGAGATCGACGACATCATGGCGCTCGCCATCCGCGTCAACGACTTCCTCTCCGGCCTCTTCCTCGGCGCCGGCATCCGTCTCGTCGACTTCAAGATGGAATGCGGCCGGCTCTGGGAGGGCGAGATGATGCGCATCGTCGTCGCCGACGAGATCAGCCCCGATTCCTGCCGTCTCTGGGACATCAAGTCCAAGGACAAGCTCGACAAGGACCGGTTCCGCCGCGACATGGGTGGCCTCATCGAGGCCTACACCGAAGTCGCCCGCCGCCTCGGCATCCTCGGCGAGAACGAGAAGGCCGGCCCGGCCGGCCCCCGCCTCGTCCAGTAAGCCCGTCGACGGCTGCCATGGACGCCGGCTCGCCGCCGCGCCAGATCCTGAAACGGGAGCGCCTGCGCTCCCGTTTTCGCGTCATGGGCCCGCTCACCGCCGCGCTGCTGCTGTCCGGCTGCGCCGGCGATTTCGGCGCAGGGATCGCCGAGCTGCCCGCCGCCCAGGGCTGGCAGCCGCTCCCGATCGGCGGCTGGGTGCTGAACGACGGCATCGAGGCGCGCACCATGGTGGTCTGCCCACGCGAGAGCTGCGCGCGGCAGGGCTTCGCCTCGGTCATCGCCTTCTCCGGCCGCGAGGCGGACAAGATGGAGCAGGCCCTGAAGGCCGATCCGGAGCGCCTCGCCCGCCTGTTCTCGAAGCCGCCATCCGATCCCGCGCGAAAGCCGGCCGCGCCGAAGCCCACTACCGGCAAGGCGGATGCGCGGCCCAAGAGCACGACCCGCGTCAGCCGCTTCGAGGCCGAGGGCGCGAGTGGCCTCCTCGTCGAGATCCGCGCGCGCGACACGGGCGCCAGCGACACGAACACCAAGGATCTTGGCAGCAAGAGCGCCGCGACCGCGATCCTGCATGCGCGCGAGGGCGACCAGCTCGTGCTCGCCATCGCCGTCTCCGCGGAGGCCGAGAGCGCCCGCCGCGATGCGGTGGCCGCATGGCGCAGCCGCTGATTCACGTGAAACCGGCCATTCCGGTTGAGCCCGGTTCGATTCGCCGTTAAGGCAGCCGCAGAACGCCCCTCTGGAGATCGCCATGAAAGCCCGCGTCACCGTCACCCTCAAGACCGGCGTGCTCGATCCGCAGGGCAAGGCGATCGAGGGCGCGCTGAAGTCCCTCGGCATCGAGGGTGTCGGCTCGGTCCGCCAGGGCAAGGTCTTCGACATCGAGCTGTCGGGCTCCGACAAGGCCGCGGCGGAAGCCGCGCTCAAGACCGCCTGCGAGAAGCTGCTCGCCAACACCGTGATCGAGAACTACCGCGTCGAGATCGGGGCCTAATCCGATGAAAGCCGCCGTCATCACCTTCCCCGGCTCCAACCGTGACGGCGACGTCGCCAAGGCGCTGAAGCAGGCCGGCGCCAGCGTCGCCCATGTCTGGCACGCCGACACCGAACTGCCAGCGGGAACCGACCTCGTCGTACTGCCCGGCGGCTTCTCCTATGGCGACTATCTGCGCACCGGCGCCATCGCCGGCCGCGCCAACGTCATGGACGCGACCCGGGCGCACGCCGCCCGCGGCGGCTATGTGCTGGGCATCTGCAACGGCTTCCAGATCGCCTGCGAGGCAGGGCTCCTGCCGGGCATCCTGATGCGCAACGCCGATCTCAAATTCGTCTGCAGGCGCCAGCACCTCACGGTCGAGCGCGCCGACACGCCCTATACCTCCGCCTATGCGCGGGGCCAGGTCATCGATGTCTGCATCGCCCATGGCGAGGGCAACTACGTCGCCGACCCGGAGACGCTGGCGCGGCTCGAGGGCGAAGGCCTCGTCGCCTTCCGCTATGCCGACGCGCAGGGGCAGGTCACGGCGCAGGCCAATCCCAACGGCTCGCTCAACAACATCGCCGGCATCTATTCGCCCGGCTTCAACGTGCTCGGCCTGATGCCGCACCCCGAGAACCTGATCGATTCGCTGACCGGCGGCACCGATGGTCGCGGGATGTTCGAAAGCCTGATGGGCGGCAAGAAGGCGGCCTGAAGCCGTCACTCCCCTCGGAACCATCCCCGTCATCCCGGGCTTGCCCCGGGATCCATCGAAGGGCGCCGACGCTCGATGATGGACTCCGGATCTCCGCTTCGCTGCGTCCGGAATGACGCGTCACGGTCAAGGCTTCGGCGAAGCGATCGGTATCACTTGCCCGCCACCGCCCGCGCCAGCAGCCGGCCGGCGCTCGCGGCGTCGAGCGGGCCGACATGCTTTTCGAGAATGCGCCCGTCGGGCCCGATCACGAAGGTTTCCGGAACGCCATAGACGCCCCATTCGATCGCGGCGCGGCCCGACCGATCGACGCCGACCGCGGAATAGGGATTGCCGAGCGCGCCGAGGAACCGGCGCGCATTCTCCGCCTCGTCCTTGTAGTTGATGCCGACCACGGCGACGCGCCCCGCCTTGACCTGCGGCGAATCGGCGAGCGCCACCAGGAAGGGATGCTCGACCCGGCAGGGCGCGCACCAGCTCGCGAAGACGTTGACGATGGTCGCGCGGCCGGCCGTGAGATCGGCCATGCCGAAGGCGGGAACCGGACGCCCGTCGCGCTGCAGCCCCTCCAGCGCGGTGAGAGTGACGGGCGGCGCCGGCTTCCCGATCAGCGCGGAGGGCACCTTGCTGGCGTCGCCGGCGAAGAGCCCGACGAGGAAGACGACCGCCAGCGCGCCGAACAGGACCAGCGGCAGCAGGAACAGCAGCGGCGAGCGGCGGCGCGGCGCCGCCTCCGCCTGGCCCTCGAGCTGGCTCTCGGCTTGGTTCTCGAGCTGGCTCATGGCGATTCCCGTTCCGCGCGACGGCCGGCGCCACGTTGCTCGAGCTCGGCCAGCGCCCGCTTCTGGGCCCTGTGATCGAGCAGGACGGACGCCACGAGCCCGCCCAGCACGACTGCGACGGCAGCGTAGGACGCTAGGATGAAGCCGGCATGCGGCCCGAGCCCGCTCATGACCGATCGGTCCTCATGCCGGCGCGCTCCCCGCCGCCAGACGGTCGAGCCGCTCCGCTTCCAGGATCGTCAGCGTCCGCACGCGCCGCCGCATGATCTCGGCGCGCATCGCCACCAGATGCAGCGTGATCGCCATCAGGGTGAAGCCAAGCGCCAGGATCAGCAGCGGCCAGAGCATCGAGGGATGGATCGTCGGCCCGTCCAGCCGCAGCACCGAGGCCGGCTGGTGCAGCGTGTTCCACCAGTCGACCGAGAACTTGATGATCGGCACGTTGACGAAGCCGACCAGCGTCAGGATCGCCACCGCACGCCCGGCCTGGGACGGCTCGTCCAGCGTGCGCCACAGCGCCATGATGCCGAGATAGATCAGGAGCAGAACCAGCATCGAGGTCAGCCGCGCATCCCAGACCCAGTAGGTCCCCCACATCGGCTTGCCCCAGAAGGCGCCGGTGAGCAGGCAGATCAGGGCGAAGGCGGCGCCGATCGGAGCTGCGGCCTTCTGCGCGACATCGGCGAGCGGGTGCCGCCAGACCAGCGTGCCGAGCGCCGAGAGCGTCATCATCGTGTAGAACATCATGGCGAGCCAGGCGGCCGGCACATGCACGAACATGATGCGGATGGTCTCGCCCTGCTGATAGTCGGCCGGCGCCACGAACCAGGCGAGATAGAAGCCCACGGTCAGCAAAACACCGGCCACGCCCGTCGACCAGGGCAGCAGCACGGCGGAGAGGCGCATGAAGCGCGTCGGATTTGCGAGATCGATCAGGCCAGCCATGTCATCGCATCATGCTCGGAGGCTGCCCCCAAAGCGGCCGACGCAGCATTATCAAGGCAGGCCAGCCGCAGCAATCCGCTAGCCGGCCATGCGACATCGGGACGTCCGCCCCCTTTCGCACCCGGCCGGTGGCCGCCGCGGTGGGACGGTTGCGCCGGGTCTCGCCCCGCCATCTCGCCTCCAGCCCCACGGCAGGCGGAACCCGCGCCGATGCCGATACACCTTCATTCAAATGCTAAGAGATTGAGACGATTGATATATCGTCGCTTGCGGTTGTCCACTCCCGGTTTGCTTGGTAGGGTCTGGCGAATCCGAAAAGGAATGGTCATGACGCGGCATCTGCCGGACGCGATCCAGCGTGACGTCGAGACCATGGTTCGCGCCAAGGCCGGCGAATCGCGCGTGCTCGACGTCGACGCGACCGCGAGGGAGATTCTCGGCCGCCATGGCGGGCTGGGTCTCGAGATCGGCACGGTCGCCGCCAGCGTGGCCCGCCTCGCCAGCCAGTATGGCTGCGCCGTCCAGCTCGGCGGCCGGCACCACGGCTCCGGTCGAATCGCGGCTCGCTGAGACGCTACTCCGCCTGCCGCAGCGCCGCCGCGGCCGCCAGTGTCCCGACGACGATCGCCGCCAGCGACAGCGCGCACAGGATCAGGAACGGCGTGCGGAAGGGAATCGTCCCGCCCAGCGCGGCATTCGACGCCGAAACGCCGAAGATCAGCACCGGCACCGTCAGCGGCGCCACCAGCACGGGCAGGATCAGCCCGCCGCGCCGCAGGCCCGCCGTCAGCGCCGCAGCGCCGGCGCCGATGAAGCTGAGCGCCGGCGTGCCGACGAGCAGCGTCGCAGCCACCGGCAGCATCGCCTCGCCCGGCAGCGCCACGAGGAGCCCGAGCAGCGGCGCCGCCAGCGCCAGCGGCAGGCCCGTCGTCAGCCAATGCGCCAAGCCCTTGGCCAGCACGGCGAGTTCCAGCGGCAGCACGGACGCGCGGATCAGGTCGAGCGAGCCATCCTCCTCGTCGCCCTGGAACAGCCGGTCGAGCCCGATCAGCATCGACAGAAGCGCGCCCAGCCACAGGATGGCGGGGCCGATTCGCGAGAGCAGGTTGAGATCGGGCCCGAGCGCGAAGGGCACGAGCACGACGATGGTCAGGAAGAAGACGAGCGCGAGTTCGCCGCCGCCACCGGCCCGCGAGGCGAGCGCAAGATCGCGCTTCAGGATGGCGAGGAAGGCGCGGGTCACGGCCCGATCCTTACATCGCGCACGCCGTCCAGCCCGAGCGGACCATGCGTCGCGGCCAGGATCGCCCCGCCCTGCGCCAGATGATCCCGCATCAGACCGCTCAGCATGGACTGGGCCGCGGCATCGAGCGCCGACATCGGCTCGTCGAGCAGCCAGATCGGCCGCCGTGCGACGAGGAGCCGGGCGAGCGCGACGCGGCGGCGCTGTCCGGCCGAGAGATAGCCGACCGGCAGCGCCGCGACATGGGGCAGGCCGACCGCGGCCAGCGCCTCGGCCGGCGAGAGGAACGCCTCCCCCAGCAGCGCCTGCGCGAAGACCAGGTTCTCCTGCGCCGTCAGCGCCGTCTTCAGCCCATCGCGATGGCCGACGACATGGCTGACCTCGACCGGCGCGACCTCCTCGGCCCCCACGATCTTGATCGTGCCCGCATCCGGCCGCAGCCGCCCGCACAGCATGGCGAGCAGGCTCGACTTGCCGGCCCCGTTGCGCCCCGTCAGCGCGATCGCCTCGCCATTGCCGAGCCGGAAGCCGAGATCAGAAAAGATCAGGCGACCGCCGCGGCGGCAGGCCAGCCGGTCGACGTCGAGGACGAGGGTGGGATAGGGCGGGCGCGTCAAGACAGGAGCATCTTCCGGAGCGTCAGGATTGCGCAAGAACGCGCTTCGTTCATGTAGCGGGCTTCTTGGAATTGCTCTATAGAGCCCGTGGCTACGCCGCACGCCGATCCGGCGCGGGGCTCGGGCACTCCCGGGGCGGCGCGCGCGACATGCGCAATAGGCCTTCGATCTGGCGATCCCGCAAGGGTGTCCGCCGGTTCGCGACCGCAACCCCTTGATCAGGATCAGCCCGCATGGCTTCGCTCGATTCCTTCAAATGCCGCCAGACGCTCACCGTCGGCGACAAGACCTATGTCTACTACTCCCTGCCGCTGGCCGAACAGAACGGCCTGCCGGGCATCTCGAAGCTGCCCTTCTCGATGAAGGTGCTGCTGGAGAACCTGCTGCGCTTCGAGGATGGCCGCTCGGTCTTCAAGGCCGACATCGAGGGCTTCGTCGCCTGGCTGACCGACAGGGGCACCGCCGGCAAGGAGATCGGCTTCCGTCCCGCCCGCGTGCTGATGCAGGACTTCACCGGCGTCCCCGCCGTGGTCGACCTCGCCGCCATGCGTGACGGCGTCGTCGCGCTCGGCGGCGACCCGGCCAAGATCAACCCGCTCGTGCCGGTCGATCTCGTCATCGACCATTCGGTCATCGTCGACGAGTTCGGCACGCCCAAGGCGCTCTCCCAGAACGTCGAGCTTGAATATGAGCGCAATGGCGAGCGCTACCGCTTCCTGAAATGGGGCCAGGGCGCCTTCGACAATTTCCGCGTCGTCCCGCCCGGCACCGGCATCTGCCACCAGGTCAATCTCGAATACCTCGCCCAGACGGTCTGGACCCGCAAGGAGACCATCGACGGCGCCGAGGTCGAGGTCGCCTATCCCGACACCGTCGTCGGCACTGATTCGCACACCACCATGGTCAATGGCCTGGCCGTGCTCGGCTGGGGCGTCGGCGGCATCGAGGCCGAGGCCGCGATGCTCGGCCAGCCGCAGTCGATGCTGCTGCCCGAGGTAATCGGCTTCAAGCTGACCGGCTCGCTCAAGGAAGGCATCACCGCCACCGACCTCGTGCTGACCGTCACGCAGATGCTGCGCAAGAAGGGCGTCGTCGGCAAGTTCGTCGAGTTCTTCGGCCCGGGCCTCTACAACCTGACGCTGGCCGACCGCGCCACCATCGCAAACATGGGCCCGGAATACGGCGCCACCTGCGGCTTCTTCCCGGTCGATGCCGAGACGCTCGAATACCTCACCACGACCGGCCGCAAGACCGACCGGATCGCGCTGGTCGAGGCCTACAGCAAGGCGCAAGGTTTGTTCGCGACGATCGAGACCGCCGATCCGGTCTTCACCGACACGCTCGAACTCGATCTCTCGACCGTCCAGCCCTCGATGGCCGGCCCCAAGCGCCCCGAGGGCCGCATCGACCTGAACGGCGTCGCCAAGGGCTTCAAGGCGGCGATGGACACCGAGTACAAGAAGGGCGGCGAGATTTCGCGCCGCGTGCCGGTCGAGGGCCAGTCCTTCGATCTCGGCCATGGCGACGTCGTCATCGCCGCCATCACCTCCTGCACCAACACCTCGAACCCGTCCGTGCTGATGGCGGCGGGCCTGCTCGCCCGCAACGCGGTCGCCAAGGGCCTGACCGTCAAGCCCTGGGTCAAGACCTCGCTGGCGCCCGGCTCGCAGGTCGTCGCCGAATACCTCGCCAAGGCCGGCCTGCAGGCCGATCTCGACAAGCTCGGCTTCAACCTGGTCGGCTTCGGCTGCACCACCTGCATCGGCAATTCCGGCCCGCTGCCGGCGCCGATCTCGAAGGCCATCAACGATCAGGGCCTGATCGCGGGCGCCGTCATCTCCGGCAACCGCAACTTCGAGGGCCGCGTCTCGCCCGACGTGCAGGCGAACTACCTCGCCTCGCCGCCGCTGGTCGTCGCCTATGCGCTGGCCGGTTCGGTCCAGATGGACCTGACGACCGAGCCGCTCGGCACCGGCTCCGACGGCAAGCCGGTGTTCCTCAAGGACATCTGGCCCTCCAACAAGGAGATCCAGGACTTCATCGCCAAGAACGTCACGCGCGCCATCTTCGAGGCGAAATATGCCGACGTCTTCAAGGGCGATGCGCACTGGCAGGCGGTGAAGACCCCGGAAAGCCAGACCTACGCCTGGGAGGACGCCTCGACCTACGTCCAGAACCCGCCCTACTTCCAGGGCATCAGCAAGACGCCGACGCCGGTCACCGACATCAAGGGCGCCCGCATCCTCGGCCTCTTCGGCGACAAGATCACCACCGACCACATCTCGCCGGCCGGTTCGATCAAGGCCGCCTCGCCCGCCGGCGCCTATCTCACCGAGCATGGCGTCGCCGTGGCCGACTTCAACCAGTACGGCACGCGCCGCGGCAATCACGAGGTGATGATGCGCGGCACCTTCGCCAACATCCGCATCCGCAACCACATGATGGGCCCCAACGGGCGCGAGGGTGGCTACACCATCCACTATCCGAGCAAGGAAGAGCTGCCGATCTACGACGCGGCGATGCGCTATCAGCAGGAGAAGGTGCCGCTGGTCGTCTTCGCCGGCGTCGAATACGGCAACGGCTCGTCGCGCGACTGGGCGGCGAAGGGCACCAA
Proteins encoded in this region:
- a CDS encoding AEC family transporter, with amino-acid sequence MLAALLVVLPVFGLIALGYLARWTKLLRETTGEGLSDFVFVLAVPCLLFRTLATADVPQTQPWGYWIAYFTGLAIVWALAMLIASRVFARKGPELVVSGFAAAQSNTVFVGVPMILKAYGDAGAVPLGLLLAIHLPVTMTVATLLAEGRSASPAMMIRRLFTHPIIIGIILGMLARPVVGQLPAPFWTLIDLIAAAAVPCALISLGISMRRYGLESGLGLPVALSALKLGLHPLIVYVLATKVFDMPPHWSGVAVLFAACPCGINAYLFAERYRQGVADASSAITLSTLISLFTTAAWLTWLGVG
- the ccmD gene encoding heme exporter protein CcmD yields the protein MSGLGPHAGFILASYAAVAVVLGGLVASVLLDHRAQKRALAELEQRGAGRRAERESP
- the purC gene encoding phosphoribosylaminoimidazolesuccinocarboxamide synthase yields the protein MDFLKPRYIPMNRRRRIYEGKAKVLYEGPEPGTLIQHFKDDATAFNAKKHEVIDGKGVLNNRICEHIFSNLNDIGVPTHFIRRLNMREQLIREVEIIPLEVVVRNVAAGSLSTRLGLEEGTQLPRSIIEFYYKNDALGDPMVSEEHITAFGWATPQEIDDIMALAIRVNDFLSGLFLGAGIRLVDFKMECGRLWEGEMMRIVVADEISPDSCRLWDIKSKDKLDKDRFRRDMGGLIEAYTEVARRLGILGENEKAGPAGPRLVQ
- a CDS encoding DNA-3-methyladenine glycosylase family protein, yielding MTNLITTTADLEEGMAALCALDPRWYPIVARTGIPPLRRREGGFPGLAAIIVSQQLSVASARAVWARVESVLSPLTPDRILAADDEAMRLSGLTRPKQRAMRAVAAAIAEGRLRFDRLEDATAEEVHRHLTAVPGIGPWTADIYLLFCLGHRDGFAPGDLAIQEAARVAFGLPARPVAAALEALAEPWRPWRGVAARLLWAEYAVLKSREGVNA
- a CDS encoding DUF1476 domain-containing protein; protein product: MTTFDQRKDAFENKFAHDEELRFKATARRNKLLGLWAAEKLGKAGADADAYAKAVVVADFEEAGDDDVLRKVRGDFAAGGVSVGDDEIRRVMGELLIRAAEEIQAGR
- the purS gene encoding phosphoribosylformylglycinamidine synthase subunit PurS, with the translated sequence MKARVTVTLKTGVLDPQGKAIEGALKSLGIEGVGSVRQGKVFDIELSGSDKAAAEAALKTACEKLLANTVIENYRVEIGA
- the purQ gene encoding phosphoribosylformylglycinamidine synthase subunit PurQ, with the protein product MKAAVITFPGSNRDGDVAKALKQAGASVAHVWHADTELPAGTDLVVLPGGFSYGDYLRTGAIAGRANVMDATRAHAARGGYVLGICNGFQIACEAGLLPGILMRNADLKFVCRRQHLTVERADTPYTSAYARGQVIDVCIAHGEGNYVADPETLARLEGEGLVAFRYADAQGQVTAQANPNGSLNNIAGIYSPGFNVLGLMPHPENLIDSLTGGTDGRGMFESLMGGKKAA
- the gluQRS gene encoding tRNA glutamyl-Q(34) synthetase GluQRS; this encodes MPPSPPTSEPPVLRFAPSPNGRLHLGHALSALTNERLARAMGGRLLLRIEDIDRARCTPTFEQGLRDDLDWLGVPFAGEVRRQSEHFGDYRVALEGLRRHGLVYPCFCSRQEVRAAASARAQETGEAWPVDPDGAPLYPGCCRGLDSGQAEGRIASGAPHLLRLDLERALAAVGEDLDYGVFDASGGVTRVVVQPRRWGDVVLARKDVPTSYHLSVVVDDALQGVTHVVRGRDLEAATDIHVLLQRLLGLPTPLYHFHDLLADAEGRKLAKSRGSRSLADLRAEGVTAAQIRHDLGFG
- a CDS encoding HpcH/HpaI aldolase family protein, yielding MATQTVLSSLADRLARGDSLVSAWCGLQDPAIAGVLAKEGFDAVTLDMQHGPITLGEVIRAVPLINAAGKPALARIPVGEFQNVSRLFDAGASGVIAPMINTMADARAFAAYAKYPPMGERSWGSYGGLGASGLDQNGYLREANRFSLTFAMIETREAMAILDDILALDGIDAVFVGPSDLSIALSGGKEVNPLSAEVDEAIRHIVARASSVGKPVAIYAQSAERAKAFLAMGAKLVTVMSDTAFLRGAAQTALTQLGR
- a CDS encoding DsbE family thiol:disulfide interchange protein; the protein is MSQLENQAESQLEGQAEAAPRRRSPLLFLLPLVLFGALAVVFLVGLFAGDASKVPSALIGKPAPPVTLTALEGLQRDGRPVPAFGMADLTAGRATIVNVFASWCAPCRVEHPFLVALADSPQVKAGRVAVVGINYKDEAENARRFLGALGNPYSAVGVDRSGRAAIEWGVYGVPETFVIGPDGRILEKHVGPLDAASAGRLLARAVAGK